In Oryza sativa Japonica Group chromosome 2, ASM3414082v1, the following are encoded in one genomic region:
- the LOC4329143 gene encoding uncharacterized protein, with the protein MAPRSDSATGGAAAAQAHGSDFDSIDPLFHVLRVLPFSFLRPPRTRLRLPSNLALPSPMTVFALILLTYFAVVSGLVYDVIVEPPGIGSVQDPATGAVRPVVFLPGRVNGQYIIEGLSSGIMFVIGGIGIILLDLAVDRNRPRSLRVSFGGSGVAAIVIAYAMAMLFLRIKIPGYLW; encoded by the coding sequence ATGGCCCCCAGATCGGAcagcgccaccggcggcgcggccgccgcccagGCCCACGGATCCGACTTCGACTCCATAGATCCCCTCTTCCACGTCCTCCGCGTGctccccttctccttcctccggccgccgcgcacCCGCCTGAGGCTGCCCTCCAACCTGGCGCTCCCCTCCCCCATGACCGTCTTCGCCCTCATCCTCCTCACCTActtcgccgtcgtctccggccTCGTCTACGACGTCATCGTCGAGCCCCCCGGCATCGGCAGCGTCCAGGaccccgccaccggcgccgtccgccccgtcgtcttcctccccggccgcgtCAACGGCCAGTACATCATCGAGGGGCTCTCCTCCGGCATCATGTTCGTCATCGGCGGCATCGGGATCATCCtcctcgacctcgccgtcgACCGCAACAGGCCCCGGAGCCTTCGCGTCTCCTTCGGTGGCTccggcgtcgccgccatcgtcatCGCGTACGCTATGGCCATGCTCTTCCTCCGCATCAAGATCCCGGGCTACCTATGGTGA